In Lonchura striata isolate bLonStr1 chromosome 11, bLonStr1.mat, whole genome shotgun sequence, the following proteins share a genomic window:
- the ETFA gene encoding electron transfer flavoprotein subunit alpha, mitochondrial, which translates to MLRAAAAQRLRRAASVLRRSQSTLVVAEHNNESLTPITLNTITAAKCLGGEVSCLVAGTSCDKVASELSKVQGVAKVLVAQHDVYKGFLAEELTPLIVETHKKFNYTHICAGASAFGKNLIPRVAGKLDVAPVSDIIEIKSPDTFVRTIYAGNIICTVQCDEAIKVFTVRGTSFEAAPVSGGNASVEKLTPPPPVGISEWIEQKLTKSDRPELTSARVVVSGGRGLKSGENFKLLYDLADQLHAAVGASRAAVDAGFVPNDMQIGQTGKIVAPELYIAVGISGAIQHLAGMKDSKTIVAINKDPEAPIFQVADYGLVADLFQAVPEMTKLLKKK; encoded by the exons GCGTCGGTGCTGCggaggtcccagagcacctTGGTGGTGGCAGAACACAACAATGAGTCCCTCACACCCATCACCCTCAACACCATCACTGCAGCAAAGTGCTTGGGAGGGGAGGTTTCCTGCCTGGTGGCTGGTACCAGCTGTGACAAG GTAGCATCAGAACTTAGCAAAGTGCAGGGTGTTGCAAAAGTTCTCGTGGCTCAGCATGATGTGTACAAGGGATTTCTAGCAG AGGAGCTGACTCCGTTGATTGTGGAAACtcataaaaaatttaattacacCCACATTTGTGCCGGAGCATCTGCCTTTGGGAAG AATCTTATTCCCAGAGTGGCTGGCAAGCTTGATGTTGCCCCTGTTTCTGACATTATTGAAATTAAGTCCCCAGATACTTTTGTGAGAACTATCTATGCAG GAAATATTATTTGCACAGTGCAGTGTGATGAAGCAATCAAAGTGTTTACTGTACGGGGAACGTCATTTGAGGCTGCTCCAGTGAGTGGTGGTAATGCCAGTGTAGAAAAGT TGACCCCCCCGCCACCCGTGGGTATCTCCGAGTGGATTGAGCAGAAGCTGACGAAGAGCGACCGGCCGGAGCTCACCAGTGCCAGGGTGGTTGTGTCAGGGG gaaggGGCTTGAAGAGTGGTGAAAATTTTAAGTTGCTGTATGACCTTGCAGATCAATTGCATGCTGCAG TTGGAGCTTCCCGTGCAGCTGTTGATGCTGGCTTTGTTCCTAATGACATGCAAATCGGACAGACGGGCAAAATAGTAGCGCCA GAACTTTACATTGCTGTGGGAATATCTGGAGCAATCCAACACTTGGCCGGAATGAAAGACAGCAAG ACCATTGTTGCTATTAACAAGGACCCAGAAGCTCCAATTTTCCAAGTGGCAGACTATGGACTGGTAGCAGACTTATTTCAG GCGGTGCCAGAGATGACGAAGCTCCTGAAGAAGAAGTGA